From the Schistocerca piceifrons isolate TAMUIC-IGC-003096 chromosome 2, iqSchPice1.1, whole genome shotgun sequence genome, the window ctacaaccctgtctcactcccttcgcaaccactgcttccctttcatacccctcgactcttataactgccatctggtttctgtacaaattgtaaatagcctttcgctccctgtattttacccctgccacttttagaatttgaaagagagtattccagtcaacattgtcaaaagctttctctaagtctacaaatgctagaaacgtaggtttgcctttccttaatctttcttctaagataagtcataaggtcagtattgcctcacgtgttccagtgtttctacggaatccaaactgatcttccccgaggttggcttctactagtttttccattcgtctgtaaagaattcgtgttagtattttgcagctgtgagttattgaactgatagttcggtaattttcacatctgtcaacacctgctttctttgggattggaattattatattcttcttgaagtctgagggtatttcgcctgtttcatacatcttgctcaccagatggtagagttttgtcaggactggctctcccaaggccgtcagtagttccaatggaatgttgtctactccgggggccttgtttcgactcaggtctttcagtgctctgtcgaactcttcacgcagtatcatatctcccatttcatcttcatctacatcctcttccatttccataatattgtcctcaagtacatcgcccttggaccctctatatactcctttccacctttctgctttcccttctttgcttagaactgggtttccatctgagctcttgatattcatacaagtcgttctcttatctccaaaggtctctttaattttccagtaggcagtatctatcttacccctagtgagataggcctctacatccttacatttgtcctctagccatccctgcttagccattttgcacttcctgtcgatctcatttttgagacgtttgtattcctttttgcctgcttcatttactgcgtttttgtattttctcctttcatcaattaaattcaatattttttctgttacccaaggatttctactagccctcgtctttttacctacttgatcctctgctgccttcgctacttcgtccctcaaagctacccattcttcttctactgtatttctttcccccattcctgtcaattgttcccttatgctctccctgaaactctgtacaacctctggttctttcagtttatccaggtcccatctccttaaattcccacctttttgcagttttttcagttttaatctacaggtcataaccaatagattgtggtcagagtccacatctgcccctggaaatgtcttacaatttaaaacctggttcctaaatctctgtcttaccattatataatctatctgatacctttcagtatctccagggttcttccatgtatacaaccttctttcatgattcttaaaccaagtgttagttatgattatgttgtgatctgtgcaaaattctaccaggcggcttcctctttcatttcttagccccaatccatattcacctactatgtttccttctctcccttttcctacactcgaattccagtcacccatgactattaaattttcgtctcccttcacaatctgaataatttcttttatttcatcatacatttctttaatttcttcatcatctgcagagctagttggcatataaacatgtactactgtagtaggtgtgggcttcgtatctatcttggccacaataatgcattcactatgctgtttgtagtagcttacccacattcctattttcctattcattattaaacctactcctgcattacccctatttgattttgtgtttataaccctgtagtcaccttaccagaagtcttgttcctcctgccaccgaacttcactaattcccactatatctaacttcaacctatccatttccctttttaaattttctaacctacctgcccggttaagggatctgacattccacgctccgatccgtagaacgccagttttctttctcctgataacgacatcctcttgagtagtccccgaccggagatccgaatgggggactattttacctccggaatattttacccaataggacgccaccatcatttaatcatacagtaaagctgcatgccctcgggaaaaattacggctgtagtttccccttgctttcagccgttcgcagtaccagcacagcaaggccgttttggttattgttacaaggccagatcagtcaatcatccagactgttgcccctgcaactactgaaaaggctgctgcccctcttcaggaaccacacgtttgtctggcctctcaacagatacccctccgttgtggttgcacctacggtacggctatctgtatcgctgaggcacgcaagcctccccacaaacggcaaggtccatggttcatggggggcaactattcctaattaaatgttaaaaattcCAAATCTTATAATTTTTGTGTAGGGCTTCATCAAAATAACTGTACAATGCATTGGCATTACTCAGCAGCAGTTTAGACTTACAAAAAAAAGTACATATATTAAAGACTGCAGATTAAGATAGGCTCCAAAATATTCAAACACTTTAGGACTGAAAACTTTCAAAGAGCTAATATTCCTCTGTGTTATCTAGTTTAAACACTACTAAAAAGTAAACAGGTCCCTCAGGTGTATTACTTTGgcaactcttcttcttcttcttcttcttcttcttcttcttcttctgtgtctcTCCATTTCACCAATTTTTAGTTTACTATAAAAAGGGCAGGTTTGTTCAAAACATTTCTCATTTTTATGTACCAGTACTGTTTCTAGTGACGAATCTTCATAATTAGTTCACCAACATCGTCTAAATGCTTCAGACAACTTACACTCTGAGCCTGTATAAGCCAGAAGGGTGTTGAGCAAGTTGCTGAAATAAATTAGTTCCTGGTGGTACATATTAATGGTGGTAAATTATACTAAATAgctacaaaatttaaaattatttttatttttaccaacAAGTTTGTCTATTACTCAAAAACTGAGGAAAAACAGAACGACAATGTATTTTGTGTGATTTCGAAAGGGCAGTTAAATGCAGAATGACAAAGAAACAATACAAACTGCCATTCACAACTTTCTAATGACTCAGCTGTTCTGTCAATAAATACTGCATTTACTAAAAAAAAGGTAATTTATGTGTAAAGGATATAAAACAGAGTATCTATAACATCTCAGAAGGCACAAGAACTTTCACCTACCCTGTTTTAAGAACAGGTTTAACAAATGCTAACAGTCTGAAACCACAAAGAGTGATATAAAATTTGTTCCTCTCCTGTACTCAAACTCCAGTCACAAACACACACAgagattcacacacatttcaatctCACAGATATAACTGGGCACAAAAATGTTTAGAAAATTCTCACATGTTGATATGATCAGGAACTATACTCTCTGTTCACAATGTGTTAAAGGCAAATCATTCGTTGGGAACCGTTTTATGAATGTTATCCGTATCATCACTATTCCGGCAGCCACCATGAACAAACATATCAGGAATCTCTGATCCATAATAAATTTTGTTGTTATGACTTATAGAGTCATATTTTTTCAGTTCAAGATATTCTTTTGTTAAGAGTAATTTATTGGCTTCTGCTTGCTTGTGCAGATTGTAAAATTCTGCATCTGCAATACTCTTCTGTTTTGCTAGATGCATTTcatctggaaaaaagaaaaaaggaaaatttaCTGTTTGAGAAGATATTACTCTAAGAGACTTGATTTTTCTACTTGCATCTGTAAAAACAAAGTAAATAATCTCATTATTAGAAACTTTGTGTGCCATGATTGGTTTTCCATTATTGTTTGGAGTAATATGAAGGACAGTCTATGCAATTTATTACTGAAAGAGCTtttaacagaaatacaatctaataATTGACAGTTTATAACAGAACGTAGCAAACCTTCAATCTGCGACATTCTTTGAAGAGATTCTTTTTCCATGATTTTCTGTTCAAACTGAATTTTTGCTACAACAGCTTCTTTTTCTGCATCTATGATAGCTTTCTTCCGCTCTGTCTCTGCATCTTTTTCTACTACTTTTTGACGTTGAACAGCAATTAAAAGTTTAGTCTTTTCTGCTTCCCTGCAAATTAAGCATTTCACATGCAATTTGTATacaatgaaaatttaataatttaatacaTAAACATATCTTGTAGTTATAAACATTACTTTCACTTGACTGTCACATACGTACATGAGTTCATAATTTTTCCTAATTGCTTCTGGAATTTTTGGCTTGGTAACACGCACAGCTTGAATAAATAACCCAGGTGCCATTTCATTCAAATCTCTCTGTAGAGCAACTTTCAAGTTCTCATCAATTTGATCAAACAGATCAATATATACCTAAAAATAAAACAGAAGATATACTGCTGAGTAACTTTCATATTATGAAATGCACACAAATACTTCACTGAAGGTGAATTTCGTATTTATGCTTCCATTTGTCAGTTAATAAAAATCTTTCCTATGCTACTGTTTCTCCAAACATGAAACAGTGCATTAGGTACATTGTCATTTAACAATGATCAATAAGCAGCTTCATGGAGTGTAAATACAAATGAATGACATATGATTTAGTATTAGTGTCTAAAATGTTTTCTCACATGATAATCTAAGTACAACAGTACATATGATAAATTGTGTTACTGTTATTGTCTTCAATCCGAGAACTGGTTTTATGCAATTTTCCACATTACTCtaccccgtgcaagcctcttcgtctgcgaatacctacagcaacctacatccttgctTGTATCCTCCTTCCTAGACGCTGTCCACTGCATTCAAtggctcttccaagttctttgctgtctttgacataaCGGTATCGTCATTGGACAACCTCAAAGTTTTgtatcttctccctgaacttaacttccttcattattttttttttcctttactgcttgtttaatGTAGAGATTGATATACAAATAGAAAATCCATAAGAGTGCAATCCTTTCGTAGTCTGTTACTTCTTTCTTGCAGCTAAGTGTTAAGTGTGTTTAAGAATTGTGTTAGGTCACAAAAACTGAAGCTTAAGGAAAAGCAAACAATCAATAAAAACAAACCTCTTGTAAACTGTGAACACTGCAGAACTGATTCAGTTCATGATGTACTTTATTGAAGATTAACGTCTTATCATAATCAGCAGTGTAATTTTTTACAATATCATATACTGAAAAagaaagacaggaagaaaacagTTTAGTTTCATTATGCAAAATTTTTTGAAGGAGTAATGACACATCTTAAAAGCACTAAACATTGCTAATCAAATTTAATAGATGTTATTAAGTCTGCTTAAACAAAGGACAAATAATTAGAACAGGGAACTGGATCTTAAACATCAAGATATTTAGTACTGCATAGTGAAACAGGTACAATATGGGACACCAGTGTTTCTGGGCCAAATACCCAGATGGACATTTAACTTACAGGTATAATTGCATACAAGAACTGGAACGCAGACAAACTTGCCAAGTGGGCACATTTGAAGAGTCAATAAATTTGTTCCATGATTATCctatctgtttatttttttatgcaGTACAAATAACTGGAAAATTTATGTCATTACTGAATTTGAAGAGAagcaagaaaataatttgaaaaatttgaagAGAAGCGGAAATATAATGTTAGCGTTCCACTAACACAGCAttcaaattcataaaaaataaagGATAACCATAGTCAGAGGATGTACTTACCACTAGAGGCACTAAGAATATTAACAACTTCTATTCGATCAAAATATATCATGACACCACCACTGGTACCACATGGTACATTTTTTACCTCATCAGTTTGAAGAGTAACCTGCAAAACATCATACTGAATTAACAATCATAACCAGTATAAAGGATTTCTTTCTTAGCAGAAATGTTTACCTACATTCATAGCAAAATAGAAGTCAGCAAAATACACCAAACAACATCACACAAAAAAGGTGGCAAACTGCAGAGCTTCTACTAAAGCCACAACCAGAGGTAGCTGGTGGGACTAAAATGTATCACTATAGTAAATAGGAAAGAAAAAGTGCTATGACGAGGCAATTGTAAGAGTTGTATAAGGTATCCACAGACATCATTAATGAAATTAGGAATAAAAATATGATTTAtagacaaaaaatacaaaattatttatgAACAAAGAATGATAGGAATGGTTGTTAAAAATAATTCCCACAAACACAATGCCTAGTGGGTTTGTTTGAACAGCAACCTGGCTCCATTATATGAATGTGTATGCACAATGTGAAACATCTAATTACTTCCAGCTCTTTCTGATTCCGAGCTGTTTGAGCAGCAGCTACAAACTAGTAGTATGTGGTTGGCAACCGACAGAGATAGTGTTATTTTCCACAAACTGCTTCATATTGCTAGTCTCACGCATGAGCATAGTTACTATTTCATCtcattctt encodes:
- the LOC124776349 gene encoding erlin-1-like codes for the protein MAETVGFVAGLVILLIIIVNFSLHKLEEGHVGVYYRGGALLSNVSQPGFHMMIPFITSFRAVQVTLQTDEVKNVPCGTSGGVMIYFDRIEVVNILSASSVYDIVKNYTADYDKTLIFNKVHHELNQFCSVHSLQEVYIDLFDQIDENLKVALQRDLNEMAPGLFIQAVRVTKPKIPEAIRKNYELMEAEKTKLLIAVQRQKVVEKDAETERKKAIIDAEKEAVVAKIQFEQKIMEKESLQRMSQIEDEMHLAKQKSIADAEFYNLHKQAEANKLLLTKEYLELKKYDSISHNNKIYYGSEIPDMFVHGGCRNSDDTDNIHKTVPNE